The following proteins come from a genomic window of Terribacillus aidingensis:
- the rpsO gene encoding 30S ribosomal protein S15 codes for MAITKERKNQLIAEYKTHDTDTGSPEVQIAVLTEEITTLNDHLRTHKKDHHSRRGLLKMVGRRRNLLNYLRDKDVTRYRELIQKLGLRR; via the coding sequence ATGGCAATTACTAAAGAACGTAAGAATCAACTTATCGCAGAATACAAAACACACGACACTGACACTGGTTCACCAGAAGTACAGATCGCTGTATTGACGGAGGAAATCACTACACTTAATGATCACCTTCGTACACACAAAAAAGATCACCATTCACGTCGTGGCCTATTGAAAATGGTTGGTCGCCGTCGTAACTTGTTGAACTATCTTCGCGATAAAGATGTTACACGTTACCGTGAACTAATTCAAAAACTTGGCCTACGCCGATAA
- a CDS encoding bifunctional riboflavin kinase/FAD synthetase: MQTIKLDYSETMKLHDMPAVSAAIGFFDGIHRGHQEVIKHAIDAAQEKQLKSAVITFHPHPSVVLGKADTREDYLTPLHEKEAILESMGIDYLYLIGFTKELAGLSPENFIECFIDGLAVRHLVSGFDFTYGKKGAGNADTLQKAAEQHAFTYEAVAKVENAKEKISSTKIRQLVAKGNIEDALYLLGHPLTLTGEVITGDQRGRTIGYPTANIRIADEYFLPKVGVYAVEVLVNGETYAGMANLGFKPTFQQDAVVPNLEVHILDFDEQIYGEDVTVSWRKFIREEVKFNGIDALVAQLDRDKEQISAYFA, from the coding sequence ATGCAAACGATTAAACTGGATTATTCAGAAACAATGAAACTACATGATATGCCTGCTGTAAGCGCAGCAATTGGCTTTTTCGATGGCATTCACCGCGGGCATCAAGAAGTCATCAAGCATGCGATAGATGCTGCTCAGGAAAAACAGCTGAAAAGTGCGGTCATCACCTTTCATCCGCATCCATCCGTTGTGTTGGGTAAAGCGGATACGAGAGAAGATTATCTGACTCCGCTCCATGAAAAAGAAGCAATTCTGGAAAGCATGGGCATCGATTATCTTTATTTGATTGGCTTCACGAAAGAATTAGCTGGTCTTAGTCCCGAGAACTTCATCGAGTGCTTTATCGACGGATTAGCAGTGCGTCACTTAGTATCGGGTTTTGATTTCACATACGGAAAAAAAGGTGCAGGTAATGCGGATACTCTTCAGAAAGCTGCCGAGCAACATGCATTTACGTATGAGGCAGTAGCGAAAGTGGAAAATGCGAAAGAGAAAATCAGTTCCACAAAAATCCGTCAGCTCGTAGCCAAAGGAAATATCGAAGATGCTCTGTATTTGCTTGGTCATCCGCTTACATTGACTGGAGAAGTCATCACTGGTGATCAGCGCGGACGAACAATCGGCTATCCGACGGCGAATATCCGAATCGCAGACGAGTATTTTCTGCCAAAAGTGGGTGTTTATGCTGTAGAAGTGCTTGTAAATGGGGAGACATATGCGGGCATGGCAAACCTCGGCTTCAAACCTACCTTCCAGCAGGACGCAGTCGTGCCGAATCTGGAAGTACACATCCTTGACTTCGATGAGCAGATCTACGGTGAAGATGTGACGGTCTCTTGGCGTAAATTCATTCGGGAAGAAGTCAAATTCAATGGAATTGATGCACTTGTTGCGCAGCTTGATCGAGATAAAGAGCAGATTAGCGCATATTTTGCATAG